In Ovis aries strain OAR_USU_Benz2616 breed Rambouillet chromosome 22, ARS-UI_Ramb_v3.0, whole genome shotgun sequence, the DNA window ATTTCCTGTTTACCTCCACTGTCCTCTGCAAGCCTCTGCCCTCCACCTCAACTACCAACTGCTGTTCCATATTATCTCAATTGGCCTCTCTCCCCGTCAGTGTGTGCACTTTCCTCACCTTTTCCACACCATTTTGTGCCTTCCGGAAGTCAGTCTCTGGCAGAGCACGTGTACACTCTGCCGGAAGGCCAGGAACATAGCCCAGGGAGCAGGCACCTGCCTCCCCTGGTAGCTACTTCTGTCATGGAGTCCTGAGCAGGGGATGGGCTGAAGCCAGGAGTACAAAGGTGTCAAAAATAAATCTGGAGTGAAACTATTCTGGAGCGGGTGCACTCGCCCCTCCTGAATCCTTCCTCAATCCCCCTAACCCACTTAGAACCAGCAGCCCAGGAAGCTCCCTGCAGCCTGCTCAACGGCCTTTCTTCCCACCACGTTTTCCAGGGGGCCAAGGCTGGCTGTGGGGAGGCTGCAGCGACAACGTGGGCTTCGGAGAGGCAATATCCAAGCAGTTCGTCGATGCCCTGGAGACAGGACAGGATGCTCGGGCAGCTATGAACCTGCACAACAACGAGGCTGGCCGCAAGGTGAGTCCTGCAGCCCCTGGAATCAGGCACCTGGCTCCATCCACTACCAGGCCTAGGTGTGGACAGCCCGTCAAGTCTTTTATCTGACTGGGCAAACGTGGTACCAAGCCGGCTGGCCAGGCAGACTTGCAGGAAGCCTCGCAACTCGCCAGACGGCGAGACTCCCCAGGGGCGCAATCCCTGGCCCGCTCACTCCTAGCTCTCTCCCCAGGCGGTGAAGGGCACCATGAAACGCACGTGTAAGTGCCACGGGGTGTCTGGCAGCTGCACCACGCAGACCTGCTGGCTGCAGCTGCCGGAGTTCCGAGAGGTGGGCGCGCACCTGAAAGAGAAGTACCACGCAGCTCTCAAGGTGGACCTGCTGCAGGGTGCAGGCAACAGCGCGGCGGGCCGCGGCGCCATCGCTGACACCTTTCGCTCCATCTCCACGCGGGAGCTGGTGCACCTGGAGGACTCCCCGGACTACTGCCTGGAGAACAAGACGCTAGGGCTGCTGGGCACCGAAGGCAGAGAGTGCCTGCGGCGCGGCCGGGCCCTGGGCCGCTGGGAGCGCCGCAGCTGCCGCCGACTCTGCGGGGACTGCGGGCTGGCGGTAGAGGAGCGCCGCGCCGAGACCGTGTCCAGCTGCAACTGCAAGTTTCACTGGTGCTGCGCGGTCCGCTGCGAGCAGTGCCGCCGGCGAGTCACCAAGTACTTCTGCAGCCGCGCGGACCGGCCACGGGGGGGCGCGGCGCACGAACCCGGGAGAAAACCCTAAGCgactcctctcccctctcttgtTTCCCCTTTGGTCCTTGGCTTTTTTTAGAGACCCCCAGTAGTGAGGAATCTAGGGAATAGGGACCCCACATTACCAAGGCCAGGGATCCCGAGGGAGAGAGCTGCTGCATTCTCTCCGGAGCTCGCCACTT includes these proteins:
- the WNT8B gene encoding protein Wnt-8b isoform X2; protein product: MSVNNFLMTGPKAYLIYSSSVAAGAQSGIEECKYQFAWDRWNCPERALQLSSHGGLRGANRETAFVHAISSAGVMYTLTRNCSLGDFDNCGCDDSRNGQLGGQGWLWGGCSDNVGFGEAISKQFVDALETGQDARAAMNLHNNEAGRKAVKGTMKRTCKCHGVSGSCTTQTCWLQLPEFREVGAHLKEKYHAALKVDLLQGAGNSAAGRGAIADTFRSISTRELVHLEDSPDYCLENKTLGLLGTEGRECLRRGRALGRWERRSCRRLCGDCGLAVEERRAETVSSCNCKFHWCCAVRCEQCRRRVTKYFCSRADRPRGGAAHEPGRKP
- the WNT8B gene encoding protein Wnt-8b isoform X1 is translated as MLVKPSACIFLFTCVFQLSHTWSVNNFLMTGPKAYLIYSSSVAAGAQSGIEECKYQFAWDRWNCPERALQLSSHGGLRGANRETAFVHAISSAGVMYTLTRNCSLGDFDNCGCDDSRNGQLGGQGWLWGGCSDNVGFGEAISKQFVDALETGQDARAAMNLHNNEAGRKAVKGTMKRTCKCHGVSGSCTTQTCWLQLPEFREVGAHLKEKYHAALKVDLLQGAGNSAAGRGAIADTFRSISTRELVHLEDSPDYCLENKTLGLLGTEGRECLRRGRALGRWERRSCRRLCGDCGLAVEERRAETVSSCNCKFHWCCAVRCEQCRRRVTKYFCSRADRPRGGAAHEPGRKP